The stretch of DNA TTCGACCTGTGCCTGCACCTGCTGCGGCGGGAGTACGGCGCCGCCCTCGCCAACACCGTGGCCCGGGACATGGTGCTGCCCTCCCACCGGGACGGCGGGCAGGCCCAGTACCTGGCTGTGCCCGTGCCCGAGGACGGCGCGGACGAGCGGCTCGCCGAAGTCCTCGCCTGGGCCCGCGCGAACCTCCATCAGCCCTTGCCTGTCACGGAGTTGGCCCGGCAGGCGATGATGAGCCGACGCTCCTTCGCCCGTCGGTTCACCGCCGCCACCGGCACCACCCCGCACGCCTGGCTGCGCAGCCTGCGGCTGAGCCGAGCAGAGGAGCTCCTGGAGACCACCGACCTCCCGGTCGAGGAGATCGCCCGCCAGGTCGGCTACGGCAGCGCAGCCGTGCTACGCGAGCAGTTCGTCCGCCGACGCGGCGTACCGCCCCGCTCCTACCGCCAGGCCTTCGCCGCAGCCCAGCCGGACCGTCCCCACCTGCCCGGAACTCACCGACCGCCACCGGACCGCCACCACGGTCACCTCGAGCCTGCTCCGGATCCGGTCCTCGAAGAGGATCGCTACGTGCCGTCCCGTAATTGATCTCGGACGGATCCGGCCAGCGTGAGCCGCCCCTCGGCGGGATCTGTCTACGTGGCCTGGATGAGGTTGTGGAGGCGGGCGATGCCGAGCATGGCGTGGTGGACGCCATCGCCCTTGAGGCGGCAGTCGCGAAGGATCTTCCAGGCCTTCATCCGGGCGAAGACGTTGCTCGACGCAGGCCCGGACCCGTTCGGCCTGCCAGTCGGTGAGCTCACCGCCCTTGGGCCGGCGGTACGGGATCACGAGACCGGTGCCGGGGTAGCTGCGGTCGGCGACGGTGGCGGTCCGGCCGACGGCTGCCTTGGTGCCGGACTCGACCATGGCCTTGCAGTCGTTCCGGCTGTCCGGGAGGGGGTGCCCCACCGTGACCACCAGGCGGGTGTGGGCGTCGACGACGACCTGGTGGCGAGCTGCCGTAGCGTCAGGTTGGTCCGCCAGTAGGCCGCGACCAGAAGGCCCCCTGGTCTTCCAGCGGAAGGCTCCAAGGCCGACCCGGCCGCACGGTGTCAGCACCCTCTCGGCGGACTGTCGCCAGCTTGCGGAAGTCGCGCGGGCTCAGCCCCGCAAAGGGGGCTATCCACGGCGGTTCCGACGCCGTGATCAAACCAGCCACGCCAAGATCATGTCATCAGTGGCTACCTGGTCCGCCGGGAGACACGGGAAACCGCGCTCTCACTCCGGACGCACACGGAGCTGGGGGGTGGGGACACGGCAATATACCTCCAGACCCGAGCCAACGCCGGGGCCTGTCCGACCCACCCCCCATGGCCGCGAGTCCCTGGCGATCTCCGTCCGGCCTATCACAGCGCACCGTACCCCGAGGCACTGACAACACGGTCGCTGCCATAGGCGAAGGCCACGAGGCACCTGCATGGCAGCCAGGCATCTTGCCAAATCCCCGACCAGTAGTTATGGGGCAGCCCTTCGCCACGCACCCGGCGGCAGACTCCCCCTCAGGCCCGCCGCGCCACCGTGACCAGCTCCCCGCTCGCCGCCGTCACCGGCCCGCCCACCCAGTCCCCGTACCGCTCCGCGACCTCGAACCCGGCCTCGGCCAAGAACCCGTCCAGCCGCGCCTCGCTCAAGAACCGCAGCCGCTGCCGGTCCACCCGCAGCACCGTCCCCTCGGCGTCGGCCGTCGTCTCGGCCACCGACACCACCCCCTCCTCGACCTCCGCTGCCTCGTACCAGACCCGCAGCGCCCGCCCGGCCCCGTCCCGCACCTCCGACACCGCTGCCGGCGTCCACCCCTCCCAGGCCCGCGCCTGCGGGTGACGGGTCTCGAACGCGAACCGCCCGCCCGGCCGCAGCGCAGCCCTGATCGCGGCCAGCGAAGCCCGGATCTCCTCATCCGTCACCAGGCACTGGAACGCATGGCTGGTCATCGTCGCCAACTCGAACTCCGCCGTCCACCCCAGCCCGGCCGCCACCCCCTCCACCCACTCCACATCCCCGCGCCGCGCCCTGGCCCGCGCCAACGCCGCCCGATCCGGATCCACCCCCGCCAACCGCCCCCCATGCCCGTTCTCCCGAGCCCACCCGAGCAACGCCCCGGTGCCACACCCCACATCCAGCACCGCCCCGGCCCCCATCACCAACCGCGAATGAAACCCGTCCGCCGGCCACACCTCCGGATCCCACGGATTCAACACGTCGTACAGCGCCGCGACTTCCTCATCCGAATACATCGCACCAGTATCAGCCCGCCCCGCCTGACGCCCCGTGAATTTTCTCCCGCCCCCGCTCACCCGAAGAGCCGCCATCCGATCGCGACCATCACCGAGCCCGCACACCCTGCCATGACCGCCACCGGCAACCGGAGCGCGACCAGGGCCCACCAGTCATCGACCTGCGGCACGAGCCGCCGCCGCCACAACGGGTAGCCCCACCACAGCACCCCGGCCAGCACCTCGACGACAACCACCGCCAACTCCAACGCGCCGGTCACCCCGACGAGTCCATCGTCGATGCAGGTGCCGTCGTATCCGCACTCCTCCGACACGTTCGACGCCTCGACCCAGTCCGCGGCAATGGCAAGCAGCATCACCGCCTGCATCAGGAGGCCCCCACCGGCCGCCGCCACCCGCAAGGCATCCCGACCGAGACGCCTCACTCCTCGCCCGTCTTCTCGCATCCCCGCACGGTAGCGCCCCGACGACCGAACAACCGTTGCCCCGCCCGCCACCACCGGGCCCGGCCGCACCCTCAGTCGCCCATGAACCAGAGCGAGCTGCCCGGATGGGCGAGGCAGGCGCGGAGCATCCGCGCCAGGTCGTCCACGGCGGCCGTCTCACCGGCACCTCCGCTGCAGGCCCGCAGTTCGTCGATCTCGCCCAAGGCGGTCTGCACGTCCGCCGCGTCGAAGAAGGTGTCCCCGTACGGGTCGGCGGACCAGAGCTTGGGGGCCCGCTGCTGCTTGAGCCGGCCCAAGGCTGACGCCAGTGCCGCGCCGTGTTCGTAGGAGCCGAGGACGAGGGTGGCTCGCGTCCGCTCGTAGTCGATCCGAGCCGGCCGGGTCGTGTGCAGTTCGAGCTCGATTCCCATGATCACACTCTACGGACCGGGGCCCCCGCAAGGCCCCGCCCGTCCCCATGCGATAATCCTCCGCATGCCGACCACCGCCTCCCGGAGCCGCCGCCACCTCGCAGCGGCGCTGCTGCTCACCGCAGCCGCGACCACCCTCACGGCCTGCGGCGACGTACGGACCACCGGCGCAGGCACCCCCGCTCCGAGCACGAGCCTGAGTACGAGTACCAGCGCGAGCCCGAGGCCGGTCGGCGCTTCGCCGTACGTGGAGCCGGGCGCCGGCGACGGCGCGCCGCACAACGGCGACAACCTCGCCTACCGCCGGGCCCGCGAGATGTCGCCGGAGAGCGCCCCGGACGCACAGCGCGAGGCCGACCGGATCAAGCCCGTCCTGGAACGCCTCCGAGATCAGCACAAGTGGGACCCGGATTCCGTCCGCACCGCCCTGGTCGAACAGCTGGGGTACCGAACGGAGTCCACTGCCGCCAACGGCAACCGCTCCGAGGGCCCGCTGATCGTCAAGGCGTTCCCGCCGTACCTGTCTCCGCAGAGCACCGACTACACCTACCCGGAGGGTGCCGACATCGGCCTCCGGGTCCACGACGACGCCTGCGTGACGGCTTCGACCGGTCCCACCCGGGTGGTGGTCGAGATCACCGGCCCGTTCCCGGAGAACGGCTGCTTTCAACCGCCGTACGGTCACTGACGCCCGACCACCGCCCCGCCGCCCCTCGCCGCACCGCCCCCGCTCGCCGCACGCCCCCCGAGCGGCGGTCGGCCACCCACCACCGTCACGGCCAACGCCCCAGCGGCGCAGCCGAGTTCGGCCGCCTCCAGCGGATCTGCCCCGGCCAGCCGGGCGGCCAGGAAGGCGCCGGTGAAGGCGTCCCCGGCGCCGGTGCTGTCCACGGCCTCGACCCGTTGGCCCGGGACGCGACCGAGCACCCGCCCCTCCCGGGCGACCACCGCGCCACCGGCGCCGAGCGTGACCACCGCCTCACCGTGCACCCCGCTGAGCCGCTCGGCGGCCAGCGCCGGGTCGCCGGTGCCGGTGAGCAGCCGGGCCTCGCCGAGGTTGGGCAGCACCAGGCGAGCGCCCCGGACTGCCTCCCGGAAGGCGCCGAGCCCGAGCCGGGTGATGAAGGCCGTGGAGGCCGGATCCACGCTCACCGGCACCGGACCGGCCAGCAGCTGGGCCGCCAACTCCCGTCCGCCCGGGGAGAAGAAGAGGTAGCCGGAGAGGTGCACATGGCCGACGCCGTCCAGCAGCGCGGGCGCCCAATCGGCCGGCCCGAGCTCGGCGGCGGCCCCGAAGTCGGTGACGAAGGTGCGCTCGGCCTCCTCGTCGACCAGGCAGACCACCACCCCGGTGGCCCGCTCCGCGTCCACCACGAGCTGCGGCCGCACCCCGGCCGCGAGCAGCGAAGCCCGGTGCCACTCGGCCGAGTCGGCCCCGACCTTGGCCAGCAGCCGGACCTCCACCCCACCCCTCGCGAACTCCGAACGCGCCGCCCAGGCCGCCGCGTTGGCGGCTGCCCCGCCCGGCAGCAGCAGCGTCTG from Kitasatospora sp. MMS16-BH015 encodes:
- a CDS encoding carbohydrate kinase family protein, with the protein product MTALLMVGTVVTDVVARHRGPLAPGTDTAAQTLLLPGGAAANAAAWAARSEFARGGVEVRLLAKVGADSAEWHRASLLAAGVRPQLVVDAERATGVVVCLVDEEAERTFVTDFGAAAELGPADWAPALLDGVGHVHLSGYLFFSPGGRELAAQLLAGPVPVSVDPASTAFITRLGLGAFREAVRGARLVLPNLGEARLLTGTGDPALAAERLSGVHGEAVVTLGAGGAVVAREGRVLGRVPGQRVEAVDSTGAGDAFTGAFLAARLAGADPLEAAELGCAAGALAVTVVGGRPPLGGRAASGGGAARGGGAVVGRQ
- a CDS encoding trans-aconitate 2-methyltransferase, encoding MAALRVSGGGRKFTGRQAGRADTGAMYSDEEVAALYDVLNPWDPEVWPADGFHSRLVMGAGAVLDVGCGTGALLGWARENGHGGRLAGVDPDRAALARARARRGDVEWVEGVAAGLGWTAEFELATMTSHAFQCLVTDEEIRASLAAIRAALRPGGRFAFETRHPQARAWEGWTPAAVSEVRDGAGRALRVWYEAAEVEEGVVSVAETTADAEGTVLRVDRQRLRFLSEARLDGFLAEAGFEVAERYGDWVGGPVTAASGELVTVARRA
- a CDS encoding GlxA family transcriptional regulator, producing MPPFRSVAAYAPPGVGLLAAGLVTEVFGPHGAALPGFDFALCADRPGPLPTDCGLPLAVPHGLERLAEADLVLALPGAEFRTPPPPAVLDALRAAHGRGAVVAAHCVGSFTLAAAGLLDGRRATTHWRFAALLAERHPQVTVEAEALYVDEGTVVTGAGAAAGFDLCLHLLRREYGAALANTVARDMVLPSHRDGGQAQYLAVPVPEDGADERLAEVLAWARANLHQPLPVTELARQAMMSRRSFARRFTAATGTTPHAWLRSLRLSRAEELLETTDLPVEEIARQVGYGSAAVLREQFVRRRGVPPRSYRQAFAAAQPDRPHLPGTHRPPPDRHHGHLEPAPDPVLEEDRYVPSRN